A single Lactuca sativa cultivar Salinas chromosome 8, Lsat_Salinas_v11, whole genome shotgun sequence DNA region contains:
- the LOC111909595 gene encoding probable receptor-like serine/threonine-protein kinase At5g57670 isoform X1 produces MRYIRTGSFKRLFSMKRHSLEDLPKECIFVKQDSFNNGETESFKKPTWKCFSFEEIYVATNGFSSENMVGKGGYAEVYKGVLEDGQTIAVKRLTQTSCDERKEKEFLTEIGTLGHVNHPNVSSLLGCCIDSGLYLIFQFSSKGSVASLLHDENLPVMDWNTRYKIAIGSAKGLHYLHKVCPRRIIHRDIKASNVLVTKDFEPQISDFGLAKWLPSQWTHHSIAPIEGTFGHLAPEYFMHGVVDEKTDVFAFGVFLLEILSGKKSVDGSHQSLHGWARPILNQGEVEKIVDSRLEGKYDYLQLNRIAFAASLCIRASSTWRPTMSEVLEVMIEEEIDKSKWKMPDEEKEEHDEFWGFEDLEFESCDSSRESTFSASLQDSISTKSS; encoded by the exons atgaGGTATATCAGAACAGGAAGTTTCAAGAGGCTCTTCTCTATGAAGCGTCATAGCTTGGAAGATTTGCCAAAAGAATGCATTTTTGTGAAACAAGATTCATTCAACAATGGTGAAACAGAGTCTTTCAAGAAACCCACCTGGAAATGCTTCTCTTTTGAAGAGATTTATGTTGCCACTAATGGTTTTTCCTCAG AAAACATGGTTGGTAAAGGTGGGTATGCAGAGGTTTACAAAGGAGTGTTAGAAGATGGGCAAACGATTGCTGTGAAAAGATTAACACAAACATCATGTGACGAAAGGAAAGAGAAAGAGTTCTTGACAGAAATAGGAACACTTGGTCATGTAAATCATCCAAATGTTTCATCACTCTTGGGTTGTTGTATTGATAGTGGTCTTTATCTCATCTTTCAATTCTCATCCAAAGGTTCTGTGGCTTCTCTTCTTCATG ATGAGAATTTACCGGTTATGGATTGGAACACGAGGTACAAGATTGCCATTGGGTCCGCTAAGGGGCTACATTACTTGCATAAAGTATGTCCAAGAAGAATTATTCATCGCGACATTAAAGCTTCAAATGTTTTGGTAACAAAAGATTTTGAACCACAA ATATCGGATTTTGGGCTTGCAAAATGGCTTCCTTCGCAATGGACACACCACTCTATTGCTCCAATCGAAGGAACATTTGG ACATTTGGCTCCCGAGTATTTTATGCACGGTGTTGTGGATGAAAAAACCGATGtttttgcttttggtgttttttTACTTGAAATTTTATCGGGCAAGAAATCTGTCGATGGGTCCCACCAAAGCTTGCATGGTTGG gCAAGACCAATATTAAACCAAGGTGAAGTGGAAAAAATTGTGGACTCAAGACTCGAAGGGAAATATGACTATTTGCAACTTAATAGAATTGCTTTTGCAGCATCTCTTTGTATTCGAGCATCCTCCACGTGGCGCCCTACGATGAGCGAG GTACTTGAGGTAATGATTGAAGAAGAAATCGATAAAAGTAAATGGAAAATGCCtgatgaagaaaaagaagaacacGATGAGTTTTGGGGTTTTGAGGATTTGGAGTTTGAATCTTGTGATAGTAGCAGAGAAAGTACTTTCTCGGCTTCTCTCCAAGATTCAATCTCAACAAAAAGCAGTTAG
- the LOC128127811 gene encoding uncharacterized protein LOC128127811 → MANLSKLEFMALDISGKDYLSWILDAEIHFDAMDLGNTIKDVNPLNEASSQEKAKAMIFLRHHLDEGLKAEYLTGKDPADLWNNLKERYDHQKMVILPRARFDLLHLWLQDFKYVSEYNSAMFKITSQLKLCGETITDEDMLEKTLSTFHATNMLLQQQYREKGFKKYCELISCLLVAEQNNELLMKNHQSHPTGSSPFPKVNATSSNYNGRGSNRGRGRGRGRGRGCGGGRHNNRPNNNNNISNHHKWENNKNPHPNDKSGQGKKKVENVCHRCGMTGHWSRTCCTSKHFVDLYQAYLKYKEGKNAKTNFFQNYFSEDQLEMRHLDIADYLAYTEGTNGIMDGDGSTQFFP, encoded by the coding sequence ATGGCAAACCTTAGCAAACTTGAGTTTATGGCTCTTGACATTAGCGGAAAAGATTATTTATCATGGATCCTTGATGCTGAAATCCATTTTGATGCTATGGATCTTGGAAACACCATAAAGGATGTAAATCCTTTAAATGAAGCATCAAGCCAAGAAAAGGCTAAGGCGATGATTTTCCTTCGCCACCATCTTGATGAAGGATTAAAAGCTGAATACCTCACTGGCAAAGATCCAGCTGATCTTTGGAATAATCTGAAAGAGAGGTATGATCATCAAAAAATGGTGATACTTCCTAGAGCTCGTTTTGATTTGTTACACCTTTGGCTACAAGATTTTAAATATGTGAGTGAGTATAATTCAGCCATGTTCAAAATTACTTCCCAACTAAAACTATGTGGTGAGACTATAACTGATGAAGACATGCTAGAGAAAACCTTATCTACTTTTCATGCCACTAACATGCTCCTGCAACAGCAATATCGTGAGAAAGGTTTTAAAAAATATTGTGAATTAATCTCATGTCTTCTTGTGGCTGAACAAAATAATGAGCTCTTAATGAAAAATCACCAATCACATCCGACCGGTTCTAGTCCATTCCCTAAAGTGAATGCGACATCATCTAATTATAACGGCCGTGGGTCTAACCGTGGTCGTGGCCGTGGTCGTGGTCGAGGTCGTGGATGTGGTGGAGGCCGTCATAATAATCGtcccaacaataataataatataagtaacCACCATAAGTGGGAAAATAACAAAAACCCACATCCTAATGATAAAAGTGGTCAAGGCAAAAAGAAAGTTGAAAATGTTTGTCACCGATGTGGAATGACCGGTCATTGGTCGCGTACATGTTGCACTTCAAAGCATTTTGTTGATCTTTATCAagcttatctaaaatataaagaaGGAAAAAATGcgaaaacaaatttttttcaaaattatttttccgAAGATCAACTAGAAATGAGACATTTGGATATCGCCGATTATCTTGCCTACACAGAAGGGACAAACGGTATTATGGATGGTGATGGAAGTACCCAATTTTTCCCATAA
- the LOC111909595 gene encoding probable receptor-like serine/threonine-protein kinase At5g57670 isoform X2: MRYIRTGSFKRLFSMKRHSLEDLPKECIFVKQDSFNNGETESFKKPTWKCFSFEEIYVATNGFSSENMVGKGGYAEVYKGVLEDGQTIAVKRLTQTSCDERKEKEFLTEIGTLGHVNHPNVSSLLGCCIDSGLYLIFQFSSKGSVASLLHDENLPVMDWNTRYKIAIGSAKGLHYLHKVCPRRIIHRDIKASNVLVTKDFEPQISDFGLAKWLPSQWTHHSIAPIEGTFGHLAPEYFMHGVVDEKTDVFAFGVFLLEILSGKKSVDGSHQSLHGWARPILNQGEVEKIVDSRLEGKYDYLQLNRIAFAASLCIRASSTWRPTMSEVVVFDVAHSWMLKPCVGDHV; the protein is encoded by the exons atgaGGTATATCAGAACAGGAAGTTTCAAGAGGCTCTTCTCTATGAAGCGTCATAGCTTGGAAGATTTGCCAAAAGAATGCATTTTTGTGAAACAAGATTCATTCAACAATGGTGAAACAGAGTCTTTCAAGAAACCCACCTGGAAATGCTTCTCTTTTGAAGAGATTTATGTTGCCACTAATGGTTTTTCCTCAG AAAACATGGTTGGTAAAGGTGGGTATGCAGAGGTTTACAAAGGAGTGTTAGAAGATGGGCAAACGATTGCTGTGAAAAGATTAACACAAACATCATGTGACGAAAGGAAAGAGAAAGAGTTCTTGACAGAAATAGGAACACTTGGTCATGTAAATCATCCAAATGTTTCATCACTCTTGGGTTGTTGTATTGATAGTGGTCTTTATCTCATCTTTCAATTCTCATCCAAAGGTTCTGTGGCTTCTCTTCTTCATG ATGAGAATTTACCGGTTATGGATTGGAACACGAGGTACAAGATTGCCATTGGGTCCGCTAAGGGGCTACATTACTTGCATAAAGTATGTCCAAGAAGAATTATTCATCGCGACATTAAAGCTTCAAATGTTTTGGTAACAAAAGATTTTGAACCACAA ATATCGGATTTTGGGCTTGCAAAATGGCTTCCTTCGCAATGGACACACCACTCTATTGCTCCAATCGAAGGAACATTTGG ACATTTGGCTCCCGAGTATTTTATGCACGGTGTTGTGGATGAAAAAACCGATGtttttgcttttggtgttttttTACTTGAAATTTTATCGGGCAAGAAATCTGTCGATGGGTCCCACCAAAGCTTGCATGGTTGG gCAAGACCAATATTAAACCAAGGTGAAGTGGAAAAAATTGTGGACTCAAGACTCGAAGGGAAATATGACTATTTGCAACTTAATAGAATTGCTTTTGCAGCATCTCTTTGTATTCGAGCATCCTCCACGTGGCGCCCTACGATGAGCGAG GTTGTCGTTTTCGATGTTGCTCATTCTTGGATGCTTAAACCATGCGTAGGGGACCATGTCTGA